One Edaphobacter flagellatus genomic region harbors:
- a CDS encoding TonB-dependent receptor: MFRTIRSLMLTFVVAMAPFTVAPMVASFAYGQASSSSDAAGRVTDATGASVPGAVVHLTNNATGAERIAKTNDNGDWSIPNLPPANYKVRIEKEGFKTVQIPSLDVEIGKTANGSVTLSVGERSETVEVSTLPPQLQTQEATVGQVIDQKQINDLPLNGRNVLQLATLAPGVSPAQGGQTGTPGQFGTRSLYITVDGGRGSSTNYVLDGTYVRSVRFNVMSLQPNTDTLQEFNLLRSTYSTEYGQGQAVVSMVTKSGTNSIHGTGYEFARNSIFDARNYFAPTYSVINGQQIFNPKPDFHRHQFGGTLGFPIIKDRLFMFGGYEGQRSSKGTVLTALFPTQNELNGTWDANSSQALPGPNGPGGFQYSKTNPANFAVTSQAALALNPTYPVLTSDATTVLGTSNYTLTKPFQDNYDQYTIRGDWTMSQKSQLFGRYINFDSLQASPQVSGATQNNPLLGRNAVLGHTYLFSSKLVNEARIGWNEFYNITLGVLAFPGKNWAAAEGLNNLTALTAPNQNGRAAFTIQNYTSAADFGGNSAGDQGDHENVISVGDSVSYVLSKHTLKGGFQYQNRRLWQIADNNARGAATFDNCTSATYAKINGVQYVPTSPDDANNVTSVGNCPIGQKGYQLNGTWYFYNKFQNYARGMCTSGCNGNAGTTLGHYRDNTYGAFINDIWQVGHGLTVNAGMRWEYNSPWIEQNGLEGTLDPGTGLITFVKIPSIIPAAYRKYIDFSRTYQPGIVQPKKLGFMPRIGIAYEARPGTVIRAGFGIYLDNLNTNELQFTRYAAPLYFQQNFANVSTNGLFPDPTTATQIPSPFSIRPDNSRPITQEWNMSLQQDLGNGLILEIAYTGSNTHHSWKRYDQNMYIQYPFQIPTTLVRPYPQFGNGVLTSATYGSANFNGGSIKVEKRNKNGFYYLGSYQWSKNLDNFSGEAAANDSSYATTMSFDHSYSNFDTRSRAVISGGYALPFGKGKAFLQGPVSTALLGGWSFQPAVQLRTGYPFNISGSGCTFANNISCRVFLAPNRTLASAYKSRGARSISNWFDPTAFSQDPVLATFSGTPGAYVSATRPQPNLQGWVTRNVLRGPGTVSFDLSAIKSFKIRERFTTQFRAEAYNIINTGIFSNPSGALGTPSAVAKITSTSMDNRSIQLGLKVLF; the protein is encoded by the coding sequence ATGTTTCGGACTATACGTTCGCTGATGCTTACGTTTGTAGTGGCAATGGCGCCGTTCACCGTAGCTCCGATGGTTGCCTCCTTCGCATACGGACAGGCTAGTTCCAGTTCCGACGCCGCAGGCAGAGTGACGGATGCAACGGGCGCTTCGGTCCCCGGGGCTGTCGTACATCTGACCAATAATGCCACCGGAGCCGAGCGTATCGCGAAGACCAACGATAACGGAGACTGGTCTATCCCGAACCTTCCCCCAGCCAATTACAAGGTGCGCATCGAGAAGGAGGGCTTCAAGACAGTTCAAATTCCTTCACTCGACGTTGAAATCGGCAAGACCGCTAATGGTTCTGTGACACTCAGCGTTGGTGAACGAAGTGAGACGGTTGAGGTGAGCACGCTGCCGCCGCAGTTGCAGACGCAGGAAGCGACGGTTGGCCAGGTCATCGATCAAAAGCAGATTAATGACCTCCCGTTGAATGGCCGTAACGTACTCCAACTGGCAACTCTTGCGCCGGGGGTTTCGCCAGCGCAGGGCGGTCAGACGGGAACACCCGGCCAGTTCGGCACACGGTCGCTCTACATTACGGTCGATGGCGGACGTGGCTCGTCGACGAACTATGTGCTCGACGGTACTTATGTTCGATCGGTTCGCTTCAACGTAATGTCGTTGCAACCGAACACGGATACGCTGCAGGAATTCAACCTTCTCCGTTCAACCTACTCCACGGAGTACGGCCAGGGGCAGGCGGTTGTCTCGATGGTGACAAAGTCCGGCACAAATTCCATTCATGGCACAGGTTACGAGTTCGCGCGTAATTCGATCTTCGACGCACGCAATTATTTTGCGCCAACTTATAGCGTTATCAACGGCCAACAGATCTTCAATCCAAAGCCGGACTTCCATCGCCACCAATTTGGCGGCACGTTGGGCTTCCCCATCATCAAAGACCGCCTGTTTATGTTTGGTGGTTATGAAGGACAGCGTTCCTCCAAAGGAACAGTGTTGACTGCTTTGTTCCCAACACAAAATGAACTGAACGGTACCTGGGATGCCAACAGCAGCCAGGCGCTTCCTGGCCCGAACGGCCCTGGTGGATTCCAATACAGCAAGACGAATCCAGCCAACTTCGCCGTAACAAGTCAAGCTGCTTTAGCGCTAAATCCTACTTACCCGGTTCTTACTTCAGACGCGACGACCGTTCTTGGGACCTCCAACTACACATTGACAAAGCCTTTCCAGGATAACTATGACCAGTACACCATCCGTGGCGACTGGACAATGAGCCAGAAGAGTCAGCTCTTCGGCCGTTACATTAACTTTGATTCTCTTCAGGCAAGCCCACAGGTAAGTGGAGCAACTCAAAATAATCCTCTGCTCGGCCGCAATGCTGTACTTGGACACACCTACCTGTTTAGCTCCAAGCTTGTAAACGAGGCCCGTATCGGTTGGAATGAGTTCTACAACATCACTCTTGGTGTGCTTGCGTTCCCGGGGAAGAACTGGGCGGCGGCGGAGGGGCTCAACAATCTCACCGCTCTGACGGCTCCTAACCAGAACGGACGTGCTGCGTTCACAATTCAGAACTACACAAGCGCAGCCGATTTTGGCGGTAACTCCGCGGGAGATCAGGGGGATCATGAAAACGTCATCAGTGTCGGTGATTCCGTCTCCTATGTGCTTTCCAAGCACACGCTGAAGGGGGGCTTCCAATACCAGAACCGCCGGCTGTGGCAGATTGCTGATAACAACGCCCGTGGTGCCGCCACGTTCGATAACTGCACCTCGGCGACCTATGCCAAAATCAATGGTGTACAGTATGTTCCAACCAGCCCGGATGATGCCAATAACGTGACGTCAGTGGGTAACTGCCCGATTGGCCAGAAGGGGTATCAACTCAACGGAACCTGGTATTTCTACAACAAGTTTCAGAACTACGCGCGCGGCATGTGCACTTCCGGATGCAATGGCAACGCGGGTACCACGCTGGGGCATTATCGCGACAACACATATGGCGCCTTTATTAATGACATCTGGCAGGTTGGTCACGGCCTGACTGTGAATGCCGGCATGCGTTGGGAGTACAACTCTCCATGGATCGAACAGAATGGGCTGGAAGGAACGCTTGATCCAGGTACGGGGCTAATCACCTTTGTGAAGATCCCGAGTATCATTCCGGCTGCATATAGGAAATACATCGATTTCAGCCGAACCTACCAACCGGGTATTGTGCAGCCCAAGAAACTCGGCTTCATGCCGCGTATCGGAATCGCATACGAAGCGCGGCCTGGGACGGTGATCCGCGCCGGCTTCGGCATCTATCTCGACAATCTAAACACCAACGAGCTGCAGTTCACTCGATATGCTGCCCCGCTGTATTTTCAGCAAAATTTTGCCAACGTGTCCACCAACGGACTTTTCCCCGATCCAACCACCGCCACGCAAATTCCGTCTCCCTTTTCGATCCGTCCGGACAATAGCCGTCCCATTACGCAGGAATGGAACATGAGCCTTCAGCAGGATCTCGGCAACGGACTGATATTGGAGATTGCGTACACGGGCAGCAATACACATCACTCGTGGAAGCGTTATGACCAGAACATGTACATCCAGTACCCGTTCCAAATCCCAACAACCTTAGTCCGTCCGTATCCGCAGTTTGGTAATGGAGTGCTGACAAGCGCTACGTACGGATCGGCTAACTTTAATGGCGGCTCGATCAAGGTGGAGAAGCGTAACAAGAACGGCTTCTATTACCTGGGCAGCTATCAATGGTCGAAGAATCTGGATAATTTCTCTGGTGAGGCAGCTGCTAACGACTCTTCGTATGCAACGACGATGTCGTTTGACCATTCCTACTCGAACTTCGATACTCGCAGCCGTGCCGTGATCTCAGGTGGATATGCGCTTCCGTTCGGCAAGGGCAAAGCGTTCCTGCAGGGCCCGGTCAGTACAGCGCTTCTAGGCGGTTGGAGCTTCCAGCCAGCGGTCCAGTTGCGCACGGGCTATCCATTCAATATCTCTGGATCCGGTTGTACTTTTGCGAACAATATCTCTTGCCGTGTCTTCCTCGCGCCGAACCGCACGTTAGCGAGCGCGTACAAGAGCAGAGGCGCCAGGTCTATCAGCAACTGGTTTGATCCTACGGCCTTCTCGCAGGATCCGGTTCTGGCAACCTTTAGTGGCACACCGGGAGCGTATGTCTCCGCTACTCGCCCGCAACCGAATCTGCAGGGATGGGTGACACGTAACGTATTACGGGGACCTGGAACCGTATCGTTTGATCTATCGGCTATCAAAAGCTTCAAGATTCGTGAACGTTTTACGACGCAATTCCGAGCCGAGGCCTACAACATCATCAACACAGGCATCTTCTCTAACCCCTCGGGAGCGCTAGGCACGCCTTCAGCCGTTGCAAAGATCACCTCGACCTCGATGGATAACCGCAGTATTCAGCTTGGCCTTAAAGTGCTGTTCTAA
- a CDS encoding sugar ABC transporter ATP-binding protein, producing MQNFSEHPRLVESHSLLRARGITKHFSGVKALRGISFDLLAGEVHALIGENGAGKSTFTKIVTGALTADSGELEVENQPVIDNNPDHARSIGIAAIYQQPSLFPHLSVAENIALALESDKSSWKINWQTRNTHAAKLIEQLGAQIEPKRLAGSLSMAEQQIVEIAKAIGSQSKILFMDEPTALLTQLEVDNLFRIVRELRLQGVGIVYISHRLHEIQAISDRITVLRDGQTIDCKRTCDISREELIHLMVGRSVASIFPKRSVPIRETVLCVQNLHHTATGLHDISFSVKAGEILGFSGLVGSGRTELARTLFGLSPTDSTISLCGTSVQILSPKQAIQLGIGYLPEDRRQHGLILDMTVSANIAITNMKSVSRYGLLNHHAEKTLAEGFVSSLHIKTPSTSVPAMQLSGGNQQKVALARWLAIKPKVMILDEPTQGVDVGSKAEIHEFISHMAEDGVAIILISSELPEIVGMCDRVAVFHEKTIAGILDRSEATQARIMTLAFGHSSDAGVRIQ from the coding sequence ATGCAGAACTTCTCTGAACATCCTCGACTAGTAGAATCACACTCTCTTCTACGAGCAAGAGGGATTACGAAGCATTTTTCTGGAGTCAAAGCATTGCGAGGCATATCGTTTGATCTGCTCGCAGGCGAAGTACATGCATTGATTGGTGAAAACGGGGCAGGAAAATCTACCTTTACCAAGATTGTGACCGGTGCGCTCACTGCCGATTCTGGCGAGTTGGAAGTAGAGAATCAACCTGTTATCGACAATAATCCTGACCACGCCCGTTCAATTGGAATAGCCGCAATCTATCAACAGCCCTCCCTTTTCCCGCATCTCAGCGTCGCAGAAAACATTGCTCTTGCTCTGGAGAGCGACAAATCCTCCTGGAAAATCAACTGGCAAACGCGCAATACGCACGCCGCAAAACTCATTGAACAACTTGGCGCCCAAATTGAGCCAAAAAGATTAGCCGGATCACTCAGCATGGCCGAGCAACAAATTGTTGAGATAGCAAAAGCTATTGGTTCTCAGTCGAAGATTCTATTTATGGATGAACCGACCGCGCTGCTTACCCAATTAGAAGTCGATAACCTTTTCAGAATAGTTCGGGAGCTACGCCTGCAAGGCGTCGGCATTGTGTATATCTCTCACCGTCTGCACGAGATTCAAGCCATCTCAGATCGGATCACGGTTCTGCGAGATGGACAGACAATCGACTGCAAACGAACCTGCGATATCAGCCGTGAGGAACTGATTCACCTCATGGTAGGTCGCTCTGTCGCATCCATATTCCCAAAGCGCTCCGTTCCTATCCGCGAGACCGTACTCTGCGTACAAAACCTTCATCATACGGCCACGGGTCTTCACGATATTTCGTTCTCGGTTAAAGCAGGAGAGATTCTTGGATTTTCGGGTCTGGTAGGTTCAGGCCGCACAGAACTTGCCAGGACGCTCTTTGGTCTCAGTCCCACCGATTCGACTATTTCTCTTTGCGGCACTTCAGTACAAATTTTGTCTCCCAAGCAGGCGATCCAACTTGGAATCGGCTATCTGCCTGAAGATCGGCGCCAACATGGACTGATTCTTGATATGACCGTATCAGCCAATATCGCTATCACAAACATGAAGTCTGTCTCTCGCTATGGGCTGCTTAATCACCATGCTGAAAAGACACTTGCGGAAGGCTTCGTGTCCAGCTTGCATATCAAAACTCCATCTACATCTGTTCCAGCTATGCAGCTCTCAGGCGGAAATCAGCAGAAGGTAGCGCTTGCTCGCTGGCTGGCTATCAAACCTAAAGTTATGATCCTTGATGAACCCACGCAGGGAGTCGACGTCGGCTCAAAAGCCGAAATCCATGAATTCATCTCCCACATGGCCGAGGATGGCGTAGCTATCATCCTGATCTCGTCGGAACTTCCTGAGATCGTTGGGATGTGTGATCGCGTTGCCGTATTCCACGAAAAAACGATTGCAGGCATTTTGGATCGCTCAGAGGCTACACAGGCTCGCATCATGACTCTGGCCTTCGGACATTCCAGCGATGCAGGAGTACGGATCCAATGA
- a CDS encoding LacI family DNA-binding transcriptional regulator has protein sequence MIEKTWHCSLLKTKHHVGFVIMPPTQKELAKLAGVSSGTVSNVISGSTKVSEKSRQKVLEAIKVLNYQPNLIARSLRTNRTRTLGIVVPDITIPFFPKIIRGAESAARERGYFLIVLDSEGSSDRESDMIALLRAQRVEGILLVTASGQDLTPERWSAFTSQLPIVCLDRLPADLDVDSVCVDDCGAAEMAISHLLALGHTQIAAITGPLTLRNEQERLRGYRQALQRGGISTQRSLVWSGSFEQDDVARLCQNGMLKPAGRPSALFATNGVTGLAALRSLYSIGMSTPKNFSFVTFDEITAEDFFQPGITSVVQPTFDMGYRAVEVLLDRIERGESAPREKVRLPATIKVRESSGASLIQTSQDETARKKGLAAQRIRR, from the coding sequence ATGATTGAGAAGACTTGGCATTGCTCCCTGCTCAAAACGAAGCATCATGTAGGATTTGTCATTATGCCGCCCACACAAAAAGAACTGGCCAAGCTGGCGGGGGTATCTTCCGGCACGGTGTCCAACGTTATAAGTGGCTCCACAAAGGTCAGCGAAAAATCACGCCAGAAGGTTCTGGAAGCAATCAAAGTTCTGAATTATCAACCGAATTTGATCGCCCGCAGTTTGCGAACGAACAGAACACGCACTCTAGGAATCGTTGTCCCCGATATCACTATTCCCTTTTTCCCGAAGATCATTCGTGGCGCAGAATCCGCAGCTCGGGAGAGAGGATACTTTTTGATCGTTCTCGACTCCGAGGGCAGCTCTGATCGCGAATCCGATATGATTGCGTTGCTCCGCGCGCAACGTGTCGAAGGAATTCTACTGGTTACAGCCAGCGGTCAAGACCTAACCCCAGAGCGATGGAGTGCATTCACCTCTCAACTGCCAATTGTCTGCCTTGACCGGCTTCCAGCAGATCTTGATGTCGACTCAGTCTGTGTTGACGACTGTGGAGCAGCCGAGATGGCGATCTCTCACTTGCTAGCTCTAGGGCACACACAGATTGCGGCAATCACTGGCCCCCTTACACTTCGCAACGAGCAGGAACGTCTGCGTGGCTACCGGCAGGCATTGCAACGCGGAGGCATCTCTACTCAGCGTTCCCTTGTGTGGAGCGGCAGCTTTGAACAGGACGATGTGGCCAGGTTATGCCAGAATGGGATGTTGAAGCCCGCTGGTCGGCCATCCGCTCTCTTTGCAACGAATGGCGTAACAGGACTCGCTGCACTTCGTAGTCTCTACTCCATCGGGATGAGTACCCCCAAGAATTTTTCCTTTGTTACCTTCGATGAAATAACTGCCGAAGACTTCTTTCAACCCGGGATTACCTCCGTCGTACAGCCGACCTTCGATATGGGCTATCGAGCAGTTGAGGTTTTGCTGGATAGGATCGAACGCGGAGAATCCGCGCCTCGAGAAAAAGTTCGTCTTCCGGCAACCATCAAAGTGAGAGAATCATCCGGAGCTTCTCTCATCCAGACATCGCAAGACGAAACCGCACGAAAAAAAGGTTTGGCAGCACAACGGATTCGTCGCTGA
- a CDS encoding ABC transporter permease, protein MKQRTKEAGVLLVTLALLAVLALCADGFFTWANFTDLFLSTMPVMIVAIGMSLIILTGHIDISVGSIFAVSSIVMGACSAKGIPVLMSGLIACLLGALFGAINGALVSYLRIPSIVVTLATMVILRDGLRWVTQGSWIVNLPEHFQWFGLNVMTYTVACFACVVILILAAALGLQYTRYGRVVFATGSNVVAARIVGINTNRVVFSVFTLTGALTGLSSVLNAVRFNQIPSNLGLGLEMKVIAAIAIGGAVITGGSTSIMGTVLGVILLGCISSSLTFLHIDAYWEKAIQGCIILIAIASDTLASYRRQDAKLLAS, encoded by the coding sequence ATGAAGCAACGAACCAAGGAGGCCGGGGTTCTTCTTGTCACGCTTGCACTATTGGCCGTCCTTGCCCTATGCGCAGATGGTTTCTTTACCTGGGCAAACTTTACCGATCTATTTTTGTCGACCATGCCTGTCATGATCGTTGCCATCGGGATGAGCCTTATCATCCTGACAGGTCACATCGATATCTCCGTCGGTTCAATCTTTGCGGTCTCCAGCATCGTAATGGGAGCCTGTTCGGCGAAAGGTATCCCTGTACTAATGAGTGGATTGATCGCTTGTTTGCTCGGAGCTCTCTTCGGAGCTATCAACGGTGCCCTGGTGTCTTATCTCCGCATTCCTTCTATCGTAGTAACGCTGGCAACGATGGTTATTCTTCGTGACGGACTACGCTGGGTGACCCAGGGTTCATGGATTGTAAACTTGCCTGAGCATTTTCAATGGTTTGGTCTAAATGTAATGACATACACAGTTGCCTGCTTTGCTTGTGTTGTCATTCTCATTCTGGCGGCTGCTCTAGGATTGCAATATACGCGCTATGGAAGAGTTGTCTTTGCCACCGGCTCCAATGTAGTCGCCGCTCGCATTGTTGGAATTAATACGAATCGTGTTGTTTTCTCCGTCTTCACCCTAACTGGCGCTCTTACTGGTTTATCTTCGGTTCTAAACGCCGTCAGATTCAATCAGATCCCAAGTAATTTAGGTCTGGGGTTAGAGATGAAAGTCATCGCTGCGATCGCCATAGGTGGAGCAGTCATTACAGGTGGCTCCACTAGCATCATGGGGACGGTACTAGGTGTCATCCTGCTAGGCTGCATCAGCTCGTCGCTGACTTTCCTTCACATCGATGCCTATTGGGAAAAGGCGATTCAGGGATGCATCATCCTAATCGCTATCGCCTCCGACACACTTGCTAGCTATCGCAGACAGGATGCCAAACTCCTTGCAAGCTGA